In a genomic window of Nocardia fluminea:
- a CDS encoding Abi-alpha family protein codes for MEPNPDREPGIPTDLLGVARIAGQSLRHIVGAVTKGAVHTATDLVDDLRSGEPISQIFDERVDLFRRAALSALGLTSTETGVPVETKVDAEDLKAMGDAMITEGWDSAQQPRELHPSFVPILHDLTPDEARILRFLAVAGPQPAIDIRTKAPFGIGSQRLADGINMIAAMAGCALPDRDHHYLGNLSRLGLVRFSTEPVADFRRYAFLEAQPPAQAAYRSVKMRAISSYRSIYLTVFGKQFCDACFVLGDYTGGGWAGDDRGDIYLGKGPRLP; via the coding sequence ATGGAGCCCAACCCTGATCGCGAACCCGGGATCCCCACCGACCTGCTCGGTGTGGCGCGGATCGCGGGACAGTCGTTGCGCCACATCGTCGGCGCGGTCACCAAAGGCGCCGTGCACACCGCCACCGATCTCGTCGACGACCTTCGTTCCGGCGAACCGATCTCGCAGATCTTCGACGAACGCGTCGACCTGTTTCGTCGCGCCGCGTTGAGCGCGCTGGGCCTGACCAGCACCGAAACCGGCGTCCCGGTCGAAACCAAGGTCGACGCCGAGGATCTCAAGGCGATGGGCGATGCGATGATCACCGAGGGCTGGGACTCCGCGCAGCAACCGCGTGAGCTGCACCCCTCGTTCGTGCCGATCCTGCACGACCTCACGCCCGACGAAGCCCGGATTCTGCGCTTCCTCGCTGTCGCCGGACCACAGCCCGCGATCGACATCCGCACCAAGGCGCCGTTCGGGATCGGTTCGCAGCGGCTGGCCGACGGCATCAACATGATCGCCGCCATGGCCGGCTGCGCCCTACCCGACCGGGACCACCACTATCTGGGAAACCTCAGCCGCCTCGGGCTGGTCCGCTTCTCCACCGAACCGGTCGCCGACTTTCGCCGCTACGCGTTCCTCGAAGCGCAACCACCGGCGCAGGCGGCCTACCGTTCGGTGAAGATGCGGGCCATCAGCTCCTACCGCAGCATCTATCTGACGGTGTTCGGAAAGCAGTTCTGCGACGCGTGTTTCGTGCTCGGTGACTACACCGGGGGCGGGTGGGCAGGCGACGACCGTGGCGACATCTACCTGGGCAAGGGCCCCCGGCTGCCCTGA
- a CDS encoding enoyl-CoA hydratase-related protein produces MPTLRHHDSIAVLDLGDGENRFSPDFLDEMNTHLDTVVTEGASALVTTATGKIYSNGLDLDWLSANGDRAAEYVAAVHTLFARVLTLPMPTAAAIGGHAFGAGAMVAMAHDYRVMRADRGYFCFPEADIRIPFTNGMAALIQAKTTPKTAVASMTTARRFGGPDALALDLVDATAADSEVLDTALALVAPLGGKDQSTMTAIKSVMYAGVLDALRKRD; encoded by the coding sequence GTGCCCACACTGCGCCACCACGATTCGATCGCCGTGCTCGACCTCGGTGACGGCGAGAACCGCTTCTCCCCCGACTTCCTCGACGAGATGAACACCCACCTCGACACGGTCGTCACCGAAGGCGCGTCGGCGCTGGTGACCACCGCGACCGGCAAGATCTACTCCAACGGTCTGGACCTGGACTGGCTCTCGGCCAACGGTGACCGGGCCGCCGAGTACGTCGCGGCGGTGCACACCCTGTTCGCCCGGGTCCTCACCCTGCCCATGCCGACGGCCGCCGCGATCGGCGGACACGCCTTCGGTGCGGGCGCGATGGTGGCGATGGCGCACGACTACCGGGTGATGCGCGCCGACCGCGGCTACTTCTGCTTCCCCGAGGCCGACATCCGCATCCCGTTCACCAACGGCATGGCCGCGCTCATCCAAGCCAAGACCACCCCCAAGACCGCCGTGGCCAGCATGACCACGGCACGCCGCTTCGGTGGCCCCGACGCGCTGGCACTGGACCTGGTCGACGCCACCGCCGCCGACAGCGAAGTCCTCGATACCGCACTGGCTTTGGTGGCACCGCTGGGCGGCAAGGACCAGTCCACGATGACGGCGATCAAATCGGTGATGTACGCCGGCGTCCTCGACGCGCTGCGCAAGCGGGACTGA
- a CDS encoding TetR family transcriptional regulator: MPRPRTHDPETVLDAAEKLAAGAGPAAVTVRAVAAATGVSNGALYHTFQSRQVVLARTWLRAAHRFLALQSADIDRAVAAPDPLTRIEAVLDAAEVPARLAETHPDSARLLLIVDRAELLAGDIAPALAQEIADTEKALLAALNRLARTLWGRADRRGVATVTTCLVDLPTALLLRRDRLTDPLARAQLRAAVRAVLDLGPH; this comes from the coding sequence ATGCCGAGACCTCGCACCCACGACCCGGAGACCGTGCTGGACGCCGCCGAGAAGCTGGCAGCGGGTGCCGGACCCGCCGCTGTGACGGTGCGCGCGGTCGCCGCCGCTACCGGAGTATCCAATGGCGCGCTCTATCACACATTTCAGTCCCGCCAGGTTGTGCTGGCGCGCACGTGGTTACGCGCCGCGCACCGATTCCTCGCCCTCCAGTCGGCCGACATCGACCGCGCCGTCGCCGCGCCCGACCCGCTGACCCGCATCGAGGCGGTCCTCGACGCCGCAGAAGTCCCGGCGCGGCTGGCCGAGACCCATCCCGACTCCGCGCGCCTGCTCCTGATCGTCGACCGCGCCGAACTGCTCGCCGGCGACATCGCGCCCGCTCTGGCACAGGAGATCGCCGACACCGAGAAGGCGCTCCTCGCCGCGCTCAACCGGCTCGCGCGGACCCTGTGGGGTCGCGCCGACCGGCGCGGCGTCGCCACCGTCACCACCTGCCTGGTGGACCTGCCCACCGCGCTGCTGCTGCGCCGCGACCGGCTCACCGATCCCCTGGCCCGCGCGCAGCTCCGTGCTGCCGTGCGTGCCGTCCTCGACCTCGGTCCCCACTGA
- a CDS encoding TetR/AcrR family transcriptional regulator has translation MSRVVTKEQYFDTAVAVLAEFGFKGLNIGVLCRRLGVTSGSFYHHFGSWQGFVDTLLEHWENRQMLELRALDVGHGDADADVRAMSVLASGLEHGAEAALRAWAANDESVHVTVKRVDESRRRTVHRVIDGVVDDTATATVVTEFGMAMIIGYQQLAAAGESTELDHLLAEYARLIYSHRG, from the coding sequence ATGTCCCGAGTGGTCACCAAGGAGCAGTACTTCGACACCGCGGTGGCGGTGCTCGCCGAGTTCGGTTTCAAAGGTCTCAACATCGGGGTCCTGTGCCGTCGCCTCGGCGTCACCAGCGGCTCGTTCTATCACCACTTCGGCTCCTGGCAGGGCTTCGTCGACACCCTGCTCGAACACTGGGAAAACCGTCAGATGCTCGAGCTACGCGCGCTCGACGTCGGTCACGGTGACGCCGATGCCGACGTACGCGCCATGTCGGTACTCGCCAGCGGACTCGAACACGGCGCCGAAGCCGCACTACGCGCGTGGGCGGCCAACGACGAATCGGTTCACGTCACCGTCAAACGGGTCGACGAGTCACGCCGGCGCACCGTGCACCGTGTCATCGACGGCGTCGTCGACGACACCGCCACCGCCACCGTCGTCACCGAATTCGGCATGGCGATGATCATCGGCTACCAACAGCTCGCCGCCGCAGGCGAATCCACCGAACTCGACCACCTCCTCGCCGAATACGCCCGCCTGATCTACTCCCACCGCGGCTGA
- a CDS encoding Na+/H+ antiporter, producing the protein MDVAIGLVVLIGSATALAALARRFGVSEPLVLTLAGVAASYLPMVPQVHLEPEVVLLGLLPPLLYTAALRTSLVDFKDNLRTIASLSVGLVLFSTFAVALVVWWLLPVPFAAAVALGAVVAPPDAVAATAVARRTGMPRSIVTVLEDESLFNDATALVALRSAIAAMAGAVTAWQIGGDFLLAAVGGGVIGAVVAAALAMLRRRITDPVLDTSVSLLAPFVAYLPAEHFHASGVIAVVTCGMILGHGAQRWQGAASRVAESTNWRTIQFILESAVFLIIGLQVRWIVEAAWHSGLDRGTLVVAAVGVLAAVMLARPVWVFTPVLVARLFGRTTEPLSHAAVVSWAGMRGVVTLAAVLLLPDSTPQLPVLELLALVVVGGTLLVQGSTLPWLVRLLRLRGPSREEDALAKADLLQQASTAGLAELDRRIGPNTPEPVIESLRQRLIWRSNAAWERLGRPEAELVTPTAEYRRLRLAMLAAERDAVLEVRDAGAVDYEVLQHVLARLDLEESMIDRFDEADDQRRAEPLSTAAGAVACAHLDEAPISAEPPAGELVCQTCLDEGLRWVHLRMCTACGNIGCCESSIGNHASAHFQDSAHPVMRSVEPGEAWRWCYMDQLLG; encoded by the coding sequence GTGGATGTCGCGATCGGTCTGGTTGTCCTCATCGGCTCGGCGACCGCGCTGGCGGCGCTGGCGCGGCGATTCGGGGTGTCGGAACCTCTGGTGCTGACGTTGGCCGGGGTGGCCGCGTCGTATCTGCCGATGGTGCCGCAGGTGCACCTCGAGCCGGAAGTGGTGCTGCTGGGGTTGTTGCCGCCGCTGCTCTACACCGCCGCCCTGCGCACCTCGCTGGTCGACTTCAAGGACAACCTGCGCACCATCGCCTCCCTGTCGGTGGGATTGGTGCTGTTCAGCACGTTCGCCGTGGCGTTGGTGGTGTGGTGGTTGCTGCCGGTGCCCTTCGCGGCAGCGGTCGCGTTGGGTGCGGTCGTCGCTCCCCCGGATGCCGTGGCGGCGACCGCGGTCGCCCGGCGCACCGGGATGCCGCGCAGCATCGTGACGGTGCTCGAGGACGAGTCGCTGTTCAACGACGCGACCGCGCTGGTGGCGCTGCGGTCGGCGATCGCGGCGATGGCCGGTGCGGTGACCGCCTGGCAGATCGGGGGCGATTTCCTGCTCGCGGCCGTCGGTGGCGGTGTCATCGGGGCCGTGGTGGCGGCGGCCCTGGCGATGTTGCGCAGGCGGATCACCGATCCGGTGCTCGATACCTCGGTGTCGCTGCTCGCCCCGTTCGTGGCGTATCTGCCCGCCGAGCACTTCCACGCCTCGGGCGTGATCGCGGTCGTGACGTGCGGGATGATCCTGGGCCACGGCGCGCAGCGGTGGCAGGGCGCGGCCTCGCGGGTCGCCGAGTCCACCAATTGGCGCACCATCCAGTTCATTCTGGAGAGTGCGGTGTTCTTGATCATCGGGTTGCAGGTGCGCTGGATCGTCGAGGCGGCCTGGCACAGCGGGCTGGATCGCGGCACGCTCGTGGTCGCGGCGGTGGGTGTGCTGGCCGCGGTGATGCTGGCGCGCCCGGTGTGGGTGTTCACGCCGGTGTTGGTGGCCAGGCTGTTCGGGCGTACGACCGAACCGTTGAGTCATGCGGCGGTGGTGTCGTGGGCGGGCATGCGCGGGGTGGTGACGTTGGCGGCGGTGCTGTTGCTGCCCGACTCGACGCCGCAGTTGCCGGTGCTGGAACTGCTCGCCCTGGTCGTGGTCGGCGGCACGCTGCTCGTGCAGGGCAGTACGCTGCCGTGGCTGGTGCGGTTGCTGCGGTTGCGCGGGCCCAGCCGCGAGGAGGACGCGCTCGCGAAAGCCGATCTGCTCCAACAGGCTTCGACCGCGGGTCTGGCCGAACTCGACCGCCGCATCGGCCCGAACACCCCAGAGCCGGTGATCGAGTCGCTGCGCCAGCGACTGATCTGGCGTTCCAACGCCGCCTGGGAGCGGCTGGGCCGCCCGGAAGCCGAACTGGTGACACCGACGGCGGAGTACCGGCGCCTGCGGCTGGCGATGCTGGCCGCCGAACGTGATGCGGTGCTCGAGGTCCGCGACGCGGGAGCCGTGGATTACGAAGTGCTCCAACATGTCCTGGCCCGGCTCGACCTCGAGGAGTCGATGATCGACCGCTTCGACGAAGCCGACGACCAGCGCCGCGCCGAACCCCTGTCGACCGCGGCCGGCGCGGTGGCCTGTGCCCACCTGGACGAGGCACCGATCTCGGCGGAGCCACCCGCCGGTGAGCTGGTGTGCCAGACCTGCCTGGACGAGGGCTTGCGCTGGGTACATCTGCGCATGTGCACCGCCTGCGGGAACATCGGCTGCTGCGAGTCCTCGATCGGCAACCACGCGAGCGCCCATTTCCAGGACTCGGCCCACCCGGTGATGCGCAGTGTGGAGCCGGGGGAAGCCTGGCGCTGGTGCTATATGGACCAGTTGCTCGGATGA
- a CDS encoding histidine phosphatase family protein: protein MEFEQRRGWVQVPEGLVVPRALGGLWAVRHAQSEANAWFADPATEQRPMRGTDAAVELTAHGRWQAQRLGTWLAGLSAVQRPGLVVCSPYLRTRVTWAVMAEAATTRHRHPNPIRTLVDERLRDREMGVFELHPYRAIRRRAPEEGLRRERVGNWVYRPPGGESLADVALRVRSFLDELDVVAAGEQVLVVTHDAVVMSLRYILDGLGAPVPDSLEPVPNASVSQWRREGTRLALRVWGAVDHLAKDADTG from the coding sequence ATGGAGTTCGAGCAGCGCAGGGGGTGGGTGCAGGTGCCCGAGGGATTGGTGGTGCCGCGCGCGCTGGGCGGATTGTGGGCGGTACGGCACGCGCAGAGCGAGGCCAACGCCTGGTTCGCCGATCCGGCGACCGAGCAGCGGCCGATGCGCGGTACCGATGCCGCGGTGGAACTGACCGCCCACGGACGATGGCAGGCGCAACGCCTGGGTACTTGGCTGGCCGGGTTGTCCGCTGTGCAGCGACCCGGTTTGGTGGTCTGCTCTCCCTACCTGCGCACCAGGGTCACCTGGGCGGTGATGGCCGAGGCCGCCACCACCCGTCACCGGCATCCGAACCCGATCCGCACCCTGGTCGACGAACGGCTGCGCGACCGGGAGATGGGGGTGTTCGAACTGCATCCGTACCGGGCGATCCGGCGACGCGCACCGGAAGAGGGTCTGCGTCGTGAACGGGTCGGCAACTGGGTGTATCGGCCGCCGGGCGGGGAGTCGCTGGCCGATGTGGCATTGCGGGTGCGTAGTTTCCTCGACGAGCTCGATGTGGTCGCTGCGGGTGAGCAGGTGCTGGTGGTGACGCACGACGCGGTGGTGATGTCGTTGCGCTACATCCTCGACGGACTCGGTGCGCCGGTACCGGATTCGCTCGAGCCGGTGCCCAACGCGTCGGTGTCGCAGTGGCGGCGCGAGGGCACCCGGCTGGCATTGCGGGTCTGGGGTGCGGTCGACCACCTCGCGAAAGACGCGGACACGGGATAG
- a CDS encoding DsbA family oxidoreductase — MSTRVEIWTDINCPFCYLGKARFEEALAGFAHRDDVEVVHRSFELDPTLPAGSTRPVIPAIAEKYGITVDQAAANERGIGAQAAAMGLPYRTSGRDSGNSFDMHRLLHYALDQGEQEAMLDALYAGNFAEEEPVFGDTERLVGLAVRAGLDENSVRAVLADPDAYADAVRRDEAEAAALGATGVPFFVFDGKYAVSGAQPAETFTRALNTAWNDRPAPQLIADGDSCGPDGCAVPTAESVVAD, encoded by the coding sequence TTGTCCACCAGAGTAGAGATCTGGACCGACATCAACTGCCCGTTCTGCTACCTGGGCAAAGCACGCTTCGAAGAAGCACTGGCCGGGTTCGCCCACCGCGACGACGTCGAGGTGGTGCACCGATCCTTCGAGCTCGATCCGACGCTGCCCGCCGGTTCCACGCGCCCGGTCATCCCGGCGATCGCCGAGAAGTACGGCATCACCGTCGACCAGGCCGCCGCCAACGAACGCGGCATCGGCGCCCAGGCCGCGGCGATGGGCCTGCCCTACCGAACCTCCGGTCGCGATTCCGGCAATAGCTTCGATATGCACCGCCTCCTGCACTACGCCCTCGACCAGGGCGAACAGGAAGCGATGCTAGACGCCCTCTACGCGGGCAACTTCGCCGAGGAAGAACCCGTCTTCGGCGACACCGAACGGCTCGTGGGGTTGGCCGTACGCGCGGGTCTGGACGAGAACTCGGTGCGCGCGGTGCTGGCCGACCCCGACGCCTACGCCGACGCGGTCCGCCGCGACGAAGCCGAAGCCGCCGCGCTCGGTGCCACCGGTGTCCCGTTCTTCGTCTTCGACGGCAAATACGCGGTTTCGGGCGCCCAGCCCGCCGAAACGTTCACCCGGGCGCTCAACACCGCCTGGAACGACCGGCCGGCCCCCCAACTGATCGCCGACGGTGACTCCTGCGGCCCCGACGGCTGCGCGGTCCCCACCGCCGAGTCCGTGGTGGCCGACTGA
- a CDS encoding glucose 1-dehydrogenase: MQKQSLRVEDVPDPVVGPGELLVDGISLGICGTDRDIAQGNYGWLPPGKSRMVLGHESLGRVKTAPQGSAFAPGDLVVGIVRRPDPVPCGACARGQWDMCRNGMYVERGIKEIDGYGSTSWVVREDFAVRLDPALEKVGVLLEPTTVVAKAWDQIEKINNRAWFDPRTVLVTGAGPIGLLAALLGQQRGLDVHVLDRVSGGTKQELVEALGGTFHTETAAAVADQIHPDIVIEATGSPAVALQAMEIDNPGVIVCLTGVSTPGVDTGVDVGELNRNIVLDNALVFGSVNANRHHYEQGAEALAKADESWLARLITRRLPLERAMEAFEPGGSDIKVVIDLA, translated from the coding sequence ATGCAGAAGCAATCGTTGCGGGTGGAGGATGTGCCCGACCCGGTCGTCGGTCCCGGTGAACTGCTCGTCGACGGGATCTCGCTGGGCATCTGCGGCACCGACCGCGATATCGCGCAGGGCAACTACGGCTGGCTGCCACCGGGCAAGTCGCGGATGGTGCTCGGGCACGAATCCCTGGGCCGGGTGAAGACCGCACCGCAGGGTAGCGCCTTCGCCCCCGGTGATCTCGTCGTCGGGATCGTGCGCAGGCCCGATCCGGTGCCGTGTGGGGCCTGCGCGCGCGGCCAATGGGACATGTGCCGCAACGGAATGTACGTCGAGCGCGGGATCAAGGAGATCGACGGCTACGGGTCGACGTCGTGGGTGGTGCGCGAGGACTTCGCGGTGCGTCTCGATCCGGCCCTGGAGAAGGTCGGGGTGCTGCTCGAGCCGACGACCGTGGTCGCCAAGGCGTGGGACCAGATCGAGAAGATCAACAACCGCGCCTGGTTCGACCCGCGCACGGTCCTGGTCACCGGCGCCGGGCCGATCGGTTTGCTCGCGGCTCTGCTGGGGCAGCAGCGCGGGCTCGACGTGCACGTGCTCGACCGCGTCAGCGGCGGCACGAAGCAAGAGCTGGTCGAGGCGTTGGGTGGCACCTTCCACACCGAGACCGCGGCCGCTGTCGCGGATCAGATCCACCCCGACATCGTGATCGAGGCGACCGGCTCCCCCGCGGTGGCGTTACAGGCGATGGAGATCGACAACCCCGGCGTGATCGTCTGTTTGACCGGGGTGTCGACGCCCGGTGTCGACACCGGTGTCGATGTCGGCGAACTGAACCGCAACATCGTGCTCGACAACGCGCTGGTGTTCGGTTCGGTGAACGCCAACCGCCACCACTACGAGCAGGGCGCGGAAGCGCTGGCCAAAGCGGACGAGTCGTGGCTGGCACGGCTGATCACCCGGCGGCTGCCGCTGGAGCGCGCGATGGAGGCGTTCGAACCGGGTGGCTCCGATATCAAGGTCGTCATCGATCTGGCCTGA
- a CDS encoding DUF1460 domain-containing protein: MLVLAALVCALAPASAAPTVDDASARQIDELLTVRAESGGLSRSELIERLSARLLGTPYGANMLIGSATEPEQLVADLRRVDCFTYLDYVEAASRSSTRDEFLTNLATTRYIDGRVEFAQRKHFFTDWSTRERLAATDITASLSAAAVTTTKHLNAKADGSTYLPGVPVVDRAVTHIPSAAVDATVSGALRTGDFLGAYTPEAGLDVTHVGILVHTPAGPIFRNASSLAATNQVVDTPLADYLRTVPGIVVLRPL; encoded by the coding sequence ATGCTCGTGCTCGCCGCGCTCGTGTGCGCGCTCGCACCGGCCTCGGCCGCGCCCACTGTCGATGACGCCTCCGCGCGCCAGATCGACGAACTGCTTACCGTGCGCGCCGAATCGGGCGGTCTGAGCCGTAGCGAACTCATCGAACGGCTCTCCGCGCGTCTGCTCGGCACGCCCTACGGCGCGAACATGCTGATCGGTTCGGCCACCGAACCCGAACAGCTCGTCGCGGACCTGCGCCGGGTCGATTGCTTCACCTACCTCGACTACGTCGAAGCCGCATCGCGCTCCAGTACCCGCGACGAGTTCCTCACCAACCTGGCCACCACCCGCTACATCGACGGTCGCGTCGAATTCGCCCAGCGCAAGCACTTCTTCACCGACTGGTCCACCCGGGAACGGCTCGCCGCCACCGACATCACCGCGAGCCTCAGTGCCGCCGCCGTCACCACCACCAAGCACCTCAACGCCAAAGCCGATGGCAGCACCTACCTGCCCGGTGTCCCCGTGGTCGATCGCGCCGTCACCCATATCCCCTCGGCCGCGGTCGACGCGACAGTGTCGGGCGCGCTGCGCACCGGCGACTTCCTCGGCGCCTACACCCCGGAGGCCGGCCTCGACGTGACCCACGTCGGCATCCTCGTCCACACCCCGGCCGGCCCGATCTTCCGCAACGCGTCTTCGCTCGCCGCGACCAACCAGGTCGTGGACACTCCCTTGGCCGACTACCTGCGGACCGTCCCGGGCATCGTCGTCCTGCGCCCACTCTGA
- a CDS encoding isochorismatase family protein — translation MTTLPDRPNTALLVVDVQNGVVDEAPRRDEVVANITALVDRARRAEVAIIWIQHSSEDLVEHSDPWHYVPELTRTDTEPLVHKRYGDSFEDTELEGLLAAVGAGHLVVTGAESDACVRSTIHGAFVRGYDVTLVADAHTTGDKTRWGAPKPEDVIAHTNLYWQFQQAPGRTAAVRPAEELDFMST, via the coding sequence ATGACCACGCTGCCCGACCGCCCCAACACCGCGCTGCTCGTCGTCGACGTCCAGAACGGCGTCGTCGACGAAGCGCCCCGCCGCGACGAGGTCGTCGCCAACATCACCGCCCTGGTCGACCGTGCCCGGCGCGCCGAGGTCGCGATCATCTGGATCCAGCACTCCTCCGAGGACCTGGTCGAGCACAGCGATCCCTGGCACTATGTCCCCGAACTCACCCGCACCGACACCGAACCGCTGGTCCACAAACGCTACGGCGACTCCTTCGAGGACACCGAACTCGAAGGACTGCTCGCGGCCGTCGGCGCAGGCCACCTGGTCGTCACGGGCGCGGAATCCGACGCCTGTGTCCGCTCGACCATCCACGGTGCGTTCGTGCGCGGCTACGACGTCACCCTCGTCGCCGACGCCCACACCACCGGCGACAAAACCCGGTGGGGCGCACCAAAACCCGAAGACGTGATCGCCCACACCAACCTGTACTGGCAGTTCCAGCAAGCCCCCGGGCGCACCGCGGCCGTTCGCCCGGCCGAAGAGCTTGACTTCATGTCGACCTGA
- a CDS encoding class I SAM-dependent methyltransferase has translation MTTFGYEQSIGYDRRATRLLTGLYRRIATDIDARTSDAATVVDLGTGPGKLLSRVAARRPDLRLHGIDLSPHMIAIAGRTLAGQPVELAVADVAELPYPDASVDFAVSSLSMHEWPDLPAAVTELRRVLRPGGAAGIYDFRFARTRQIRQALATTFGTVDTETVRLPWHPVAVIACYRVSA, from the coding sequence ATGACCACTTTCGGATACGAACAGAGCATCGGCTACGACCGGCGCGCCACCCGGCTCCTCACCGGCCTGTACCGTCGCATCGCCACCGATATCGATGCCCGCACCAGCGACGCGGCCACCGTCGTCGACCTCGGCACAGGCCCGGGAAAGCTGCTGTCACGCGTGGCGGCCCGGCGCCCCGACCTGCGCCTGCACGGCATCGACCTGTCCCCGCACATGATCGCGATCGCCGGCCGTACTCTCGCCGGGCAGCCGGTCGAACTGGCCGTCGCCGACGTCGCCGAGCTGCCTTACCCCGATGCGAGCGTCGACTTCGCCGTATCGAGCCTGAGCATGCACGAATGGCCCGACCTGCCCGCCGCCGTCACCGAACTACGTCGCGTGCTGCGCCCCGGCGGCGCCGCTGGGATCTACGACTTCCGATTCGCCCGGACCCGGCAGATCCGGCAGGCACTCGCGACCACCTTCGGGACGGTCGACACCGAAACAGTCCGTCTGCCTTGGCATCCCGTCGCCGTGATCGCCTGCTACCGCGTCAGCGCCTAG
- a CDS encoding MerR family transcriptional regulator, with amino-acid sequence MAEEHTTIGAVAAQFGLATHVLRHWEDRGLLAPPRDSAGRRHFRDTDIDTIAMIVLGKKAGLSLDDLAILFVRSPDRRTRRAVLEAHRDRLADQIARTRAALDVVTHVLDCDAEDFCTCPHFRAELAGVLPTRTPVPATLPDVGRSDM; translated from the coding sequence ATGGCCGAGGAACACACCACGATCGGTGCGGTGGCCGCACAGTTCGGGCTCGCGACCCACGTGCTGCGCCACTGGGAAGACCGTGGGCTGCTCGCCCCACCCCGTGACTCGGCCGGACGCCGCCACTTCCGCGACACCGATATCGACACGATCGCGATGATCGTCCTGGGCAAGAAGGCCGGGCTCTCCCTCGACGATCTCGCCATCCTGTTCGTCCGTTCCCCCGATCGCCGCACCCGCCGTGCGGTACTCGAGGCCCATCGCGACCGCCTCGCCGATCAGATCGCCCGCACTCGCGCCGCCCTCGACGTCGTCACCCACGTCCTGGACTGCGATGCCGAGGACTTCTGCACCTGCCCCCACTTCCGCGCCGAACTCGCCGGAGTCCTCCCCACCCGCACGCCGGTGCCGGCCACACTGCCCGACGTGGGACGATCGGATATGTGA
- a CDS encoding helix-turn-helix transcriptional regulator, which translates to MSATPAKPQHLRDLALLRRVRDRIDREYDRPLDVEALARGVHMSAGHLSRQFRLAYGESPYSYLMTRRIERAMALLRRGDLSVTEVCFAVGSSSLGTFSTRFTELVGVPPSVYRQQQGAQTAGMPSCVVKKVTRPIRNREASAPTGN; encoded by the coding sequence GTGAGCGCCACACCCGCGAAACCACAGCACCTGCGCGACCTCGCGCTGCTGCGTCGCGTGCGCGACCGCATCGACCGCGAATACGACCGGCCCCTCGACGTCGAAGCGCTCGCTCGCGGCGTCCACATGTCGGCCGGGCACCTCAGCAGACAGTTCCGCCTCGCCTACGGGGAATCGCCGTACTCCTACCTGATGACGCGCCGGATCGAGCGGGCCATGGCGCTGCTGCGCCGCGGCGACCTGAGCGTCACCGAGGTCTGTTTCGCGGTCGGCTCGTCCTCGCTGGGCACCTTCAGTACCCGCTTCACCGAACTCGTCGGCGTGCCGCCCAGCGTCTACAGACAACAGCAGGGCGCACAGACCGCGGGGATGCCGTCGTGCGTGGTCAAGAAGGTGACCAGACCGATCAGGAATCGAGAAGCTTCCGCTCCGACCGGCAATTAG
- a CDS encoding VOC family protein, with the protein MNLTIHQSYLPQDDPDAALAFYRDALGFEVRNDVGYNGMRWITVGPAGQPDTSIVLHPPAADPGITDEERRVIGEMMAKGTYAGVNLATDDLDGLFEKLQAGDIEVVQEPTDQPYGVRDCAFRDPAGNMVRIQQTK; encoded by the coding sequence ATGAACCTCACCATTCACCAGAGCTACCTGCCCCAGGACGATCCCGACGCCGCGCTCGCCTTCTACCGCGACGCGCTCGGCTTCGAGGTGCGCAACGATGTGGGCTACAACGGGATGCGCTGGATCACCGTGGGCCCCGCGGGCCAGCCCGACACCTCCATCGTGTTGCACCCACCGGCCGCCGACCCCGGCATCACCGACGAGGAACGTCGCGTCATCGGCGAGATGATGGCCAAAGGCACCTACGCCGGGGTCAACCTCGCCACCGACGACCTCGACGGCCTGTTCGAAAAACTGCAGGCAGGAGATATCGAAGTCGTCCAGGAACCCACCGATCAGCCCTACGGCGTGCGCGATTGCGCCTTCCGCGACCCCGCCGGAAATATGGTCCGCATCCAGCAGACCAAGTAA